The following proteins are encoded in a genomic region of Methanomassiliicoccales archaeon:
- a CDS encoding Ni/Fe hydrogenase subunit alpha, which translates to MKEISIDPITRLEGHGSVSIFLNEAGEVENAYLKIPELRGFEAFCVGRPAELMPIITTRICGVCPVAHHYASVKALDEAFHVTPPSAAKKLRELQYMGYICYDHTLHFYYLGGPDFIVGPDAPPNKRNILGVIEKAGLDVAKEVIRHRAYGQKITEIIGGKATHPVSGLPGGISKPLSEEFRASILEMSRSLVKFAQFTLQLFHDLVLDNPKYLEMIKSEVYTQRTYYMGTVDPKNRVNFYDGEVRVVDPSGREFARFRAADYAEHIEERSEEWTYSKFPFLRKVGWKGFTDGAGNGIYRVGPLARLNAADGMATPLAQAEYDRMFGMLGKPAHGTLVFHWARLIELLYAAERAVELANDPEITSTHVRNKTGEPGEGVGIVEAARGTLVHHYKLDRNALVQNVNMIVATTNNYPSICMSIRDAAKGLIHGGKANEETLNRVEMAFRAYDPCFGCATHFAVGQMPLEVQVYDSGKHLVGRFSRQIDG; encoded by the coding sequence ATGAAGGAGATAAGCATCGATCCGATCACCAGGCTGGAAGGGCACGGCAGCGTGTCCATCTTCCTCAACGAGGCGGGCGAAGTGGAGAACGCCTATCTCAAGATCCCCGAGCTGAGGGGCTTCGAGGCCTTCTGCGTCGGACGCCCGGCCGAGCTCATGCCTATCATCACCACCAGGATCTGCGGGGTCTGCCCGGTGGCCCATCACTACGCCTCGGTCAAAGCGCTGGACGAGGCGTTCCACGTCACACCGCCGTCCGCGGCCAAGAAGCTGCGGGAGCTACAGTACATGGGCTACATCTGCTACGACCACACCCTGCACTTCTACTATCTGGGCGGGCCTGACTTCATCGTTGGTCCGGACGCGCCACCGAATAAGCGCAACATACTAGGCGTCATAGAGAAGGCCGGCCTCGACGTGGCCAAGGAGGTCATCAGGCACCGCGCCTATGGGCAGAAGATAACCGAGATAATCGGGGGAAAGGCCACGCACCCGGTCAGCGGGCTTCCCGGCGGTATAAGCAAGCCCCTCAGCGAGGAGTTCCGCGCCTCCATCCTGGAGATGTCAAGGTCCCTGGTCAAGTTCGCCCAGTTCACCCTGCAGCTCTTCCACGACCTGGTCCTGGACAACCCCAAGTATCTGGAGATGATCAAGAGCGAGGTCTATACCCAGAGGACCTATTATATGGGCACGGTGGACCCCAAGAACCGGGTCAACTTCTATGATGGCGAGGTTCGGGTGGTGGACCCTTCAGGCAGGGAGTTCGCCAGGTTCAGGGCGGCGGACTATGCCGAACATATCGAGGAAAGGTCCGAGGAATGGACCTATTCCAAGTTCCCTTTCCTGAGGAAGGTCGGCTGGAAGGGCTTCACGGACGGAGCGGGCAACGGCATATACCGGGTAGGTCCGCTTGCTCGCCTAAACGCCGCGGACGGGATGGCCACGCCCCTGGCCCAGGCCGAATACGATAGGATGTTCGGTATGCTGGGCAAGCCGGCCCATGGCACCCTGGTGTTCCATTGGGCCCGGTTGATCGAGCTGCTGTACGCCGCCGAGCGGGCGGTGGAGCTGGCCAACGACCCGGAGATCACCAGCACGCACGTCCGCAACAAGACGGGTGAGCCGGGCGAGGGCGTCGGCATCGTCGAGGCGGCCAGAGGGACGCTCGTCCATCATTACAAACTAGACCGGAACGCGCTGGTCCAGAACGTCAATATGATCGTTGCCACCACCAACAACTATCCCTCCATCTGCATGAGCATCCGGGACGCCGCCAAGGGCCTGATCCATGGCGGTAAGGCGAACGAGGAGACCCTGAACCGGGTGGAGATGGCCTTCCGGGCCTACGACCCCTGCTTCGGGTGCGCCACGCACTTCGCGGTCGGCCAGATGCCGCTGGAGGTCCAGGTGTACGATTCTGGGAAGCACCTAGTGGGAAGGTTTTCCCGCCAGATAGACGGATAA
- a CDS encoding amidohydrolase family protein has product MRYVSGLVLGQDGFFPGYVGIEDGVIAEVGKGERGGADANGLIVPTLVNGHTHIADYIVPVDPTLSLEELVAPPNGLKHRLLESAKPEDLMRGMLEMKRFMVRHGVSHFLDFREGGYDGSDYLRRLDGDGATSVIMGRPKLLEFCRQGTRRLLRVADGIAVSSISDWEYPELQKLAKEVRLQGRPFAIHVSERVREDVEKVLDLKPSYVVHMTEATDADLQRIAQENVPVVSCPRSNLFFGKVPPLKRLLNNGVTVALGTDNAMLCLPDMLAEMEMAARVLRSQGVGGIREALQMALNGRKLLNGQESFSIEPDARCELMVLRYRGGDPVADLVLRGASEAPELVCIGNNCWR; this is encoded by the coding sequence ATGCGTTACGTCTCCGGCCTCGTGCTCGGCCAGGATGGTTTCTTTCCCGGCTACGTGGGCATCGAGGACGGGGTGATCGCTGAGGTGGGGAAGGGGGAGAGAGGCGGGGCGGACGCCAACGGACTGATCGTCCCTACCCTGGTGAACGGGCACACCCACATCGCGGACTACATCGTGCCGGTGGACCCGACATTGTCCTTGGAGGAGCTGGTGGCGCCGCCCAACGGTCTCAAGCACCGCCTGCTGGAGAGCGCGAAGCCGGAAGACCTCATGCGCGGCATGCTGGAGATGAAGCGCTTCATGGTCCGGCACGGGGTGTCCCATTTCCTGGACTTCCGAGAGGGGGGATACGACGGTTCCGATTACCTGAGGAGGTTGGATGGCGATGGCGCAACGTCAGTCATAATGGGGCGGCCGAAGCTCTTGGAGTTCTGCCGCCAGGGCACCCGCCGTCTGCTGCGCGTCGCCGACGGCATAGCCGTCTCCTCCATCTCCGACTGGGAGTACCCGGAACTGCAGAAGCTGGCTAAGGAAGTGCGCTTGCAAGGACGTCCCTTCGCTATCCACGTCAGCGAAAGGGTGCGGGAGGACGTCGAAAAGGTGCTGGACCTCAAGCCCTCGTACGTCGTGCACATGACCGAGGCCACCGACGCGGACCTGCAGAGGATCGCTCAGGAGAACGTGCCGGTGGTATCCTGCCCCCGTTCCAACCTCTTTTTCGGCAAGGTTCCTCCGTTGAAGAGACTGCTAAACAACGGTGTGACCGTCGCCCTGGGCACGGACAACGCCATGCTGTGCCTGCCGGACATGCTGGCGGAGATGGAGATGGCCGCCCGGGTGTTGCGGTCCCAGGGCGTCGGTGGCATCAGGGAAGCCCTGCAGATGGCCCTGAACGGAAGAAAATTATTAAATGGCCAGGAATCGTTTAGTATAGAACCGGACGCACGTTGCGAGCTGATGGTGCTCAGGTACAGGGGTGGGGACCCGGTCGCCGACCTTGTTCTTAGAGGCGCCTCGGAGGCACCGGAGCTGGTATGCATAGGTAACAATTGCTGGAGATGA
- a CDS encoding CBS domain-containing protein, which translates to MTNVGDVMTSNPIVAQVPGSRAEVLKIMIQHNLTGLPVVRRNDGSLAGMITRQDIFDRPDEEQAAMIMQREHLSISPKASVEEAAKLLVEGTMRHLPVVEGNRLVGILTPTDLLCIVEKRGIDSPVEKVIRSPCVPIFQESPLAVASVILKVSKSSALPVLDEHGRLTGIITDRDIFNKSYVEGVQAISDLGIAEDEDQWSWDGLRNVMKLWYEVSKIELPGVPIKDIMVKDPITVFKKTAISEAARIMRKNDFGQLPVRDNKDRLLAMIYDHDIISVLIKE; encoded by the coding sequence GTGACCAACGTCGGGGACGTCATGACGTCCAACCCCATCGTGGCCCAGGTCCCGGGTTCCAGAGCCGAGGTGCTGAAGATAATGATACAGCATAACCTGACCGGGCTACCTGTCGTTCGGAGAAACGACGGTTCATTGGCCGGCATGATAACCCGTCAGGACATATTCGACCGCCCGGACGAGGAGCAGGCGGCCATGATCATGCAGCGGGAGCACCTCTCCATATCGCCCAAGGCGTCGGTGGAGGAGGCGGCCAAGCTGTTGGTGGAGGGGACGATGCGCCACCTGCCGGTGGTCGAAGGCAACCGCCTGGTCGGCATATTGACGCCCACGGACCTGCTGTGCATCGTGGAGAAGCGGGGCATCGACTCCCCGGTGGAGAAGGTGATTCGCTCGCCTTGCGTCCCCATATTCCAGGAGTCGCCCTTGGCCGTGGCGTCCGTCATACTAAAAGTATCAAAGTCCTCGGCACTGCCGGTGCTGGACGAACATGGGCGCTTAACGGGCATAATCACTGATCGGGATATATTCAACAAGAGCTACGTGGAGGGCGTCCAGGCCATTTCTGACCTGGGCATTGCGGAGGACGAGGACCAGTGGTCCTGGGACGGCCTGCGGAACGTCATGAAGCTGTGGTACGAAGTCTCCAAGATAGAGCTACCAGGCGTGCCCATAAAGGACATCATGGTGAAGGACCCCATCACCGTGTTCAAGAAGACCGCCATCTCCGAGGCGGCGCGCATCATGCGCAAGAACGATTTCGGTCAGCTGCCCGTCCGTGATAACAAGGACCGGCTGCTGGCCATGATATACGATCATGATATCATATCGGTGCTGATCAAGGAGTAA
- the thpR gene encoding RNA 2',3'-cyclic phosphodiesterase yields MSFRAFIAVDVECGPELEQAIAELKEFGKALKPVSPGNIHVTLKFLGEIYERTVPELEAVMRQAVMGIKPFSVRLVNVGAFPNIRRPRVIWIGMEGAEPLIKMATVLEDGCEPLGFPRERRAFSPHLTLARVREGFRPDLTDFLRVHEGQEFSAFAVKDIKLKKSVLTPSGPIYSDVLAVDL; encoded by the coding sequence ATGAGCTTCCGAGCGTTCATCGCGGTGGACGTGGAATGCGGACCTGAACTGGAACAGGCCATCGCGGAGCTGAAAGAGTTCGGCAAGGCGCTGAAGCCAGTTTCCCCGGGCAATATCCACGTCACCCTGAAGTTCCTAGGTGAGATATACGAGAGGACGGTCCCGGAGCTGGAGGCGGTAATGCGCCAGGCGGTGATGGGAATTAAGCCGTTCAGCGTCCGTCTGGTGAACGTCGGGGCCTTCCCCAACATCCGTCGTCCTCGAGTGATATGGATAGGGATGGAGGGGGCGGAGCCGTTGATCAAGATGGCCACCGTCCTGGAGGATGGTTGCGAACCTCTCGGATTTCCCAGAGAAAGGCGGGCGTTCAGCCCGCACCTGACCTTGGCCAGGGTCCGCGAGGGTTTCAGGCCTGACCTCACCGATTTCCTTAGGGTGCACGAAGGCCAGGAGTTCAGTGCCTTCGCCGTGAAGGACATAAAACTGAAGAAGAGCGTGCTGACGCCTTCCGGACCGATATACTCAGACGTGCTGGCCGTCGACCTCTAA
- a CDS encoding universal stress protein — protein sequence MVLFKKILIPTDGSEYTKAAVDKGLEMAKVLGAEVTALYVVDQTSFINFPMDSTIVSVYTLLEREGAEAMDYVKKEAERMGVKVTTCIEEGSPSRKIVDLSAQHDLVVMGTLGRTGFSKLLLGSVAERVVRFAKCPVLVIRSLGDDSQ from the coding sequence ATGGTCCTGTTCAAGAAGATATTGATTCCCACGGACGGAAGCGAGTACACCAAGGCGGCCGTCGACAAAGGGCTGGAGATGGCAAAGGTCTTGGGGGCGGAGGTCACCGCTCTCTATGTGGTGGACCAGACCTCGTTCATAAACTTCCCCATGGATTCCACCATCGTGAGCGTGTACACCTTGCTGGAACGGGAGGGCGCCGAGGCCATGGACTACGTGAAGAAGGAGGCAGAGAGAATGGGCGTGAAGGTCACCACCTGCATCGAGGAAGGCTCGCCGTCCCGCAAGATAGTGGACCTTTCGGCCCAGCACGACCTAGTGGTCATGGGCACGTTAGGTCGCACCGGTTTTTCCAAGTTGTTACTCGGCAGCGTGGCCGAGCGCGTGGTGCGCTTCGCCAAATGCCCGGTTCTCGTCATCCGTTCCCTGGGGGATGATTCCCAGTGA
- a CDS encoding hydrogenase iron-sulfur subunit — MNDNCIAAVKIDQDLCSRCKVCYSLCPFEAIDQRPEDGRIMINIQKCQVCGICYSACPVSAIEMAYYDYDDLLEHVRSSDEKAETLVMMCRGNSPSSGEVQDILASNGLSADRYIPLRVPCAGRIPTDFVFKALQSGIKNIVSVQCRDGFCRMKEGTSIETRRLLLGMAVIEQLGYPRDTLKVVKYSRKAFWINKECVGCDKCVFVCPYGAIRAEPFSSPTIDNDKCTGCGACQMVCPHSAIQVKGFEFDKVLGSYAEAAVGMKARSSKPAVLVFSCQWSEFSALDDPEKMLKGKNAMVLEVPCFKSMDPVHVINALRHGFDGVMAVVCSAQDCKLQNGRDTAERQLEVLQKSLKKLGLLDRFEIHELSPRCEGEFAMKFEAFCEKIAAKSTCAVAAQRRP, encoded by the coding sequence ATGAACGACAACTGCATCGCCGCTGTAAAGATAGATCAGGACCTTTGCAGCAGATGCAAGGTGTGCTACTCACTGTGCCCGTTCGAGGCCATCGATCAGAGGCCGGAGGACGGTAGAATAATGATCAACATCCAGAAGTGCCAGGTCTGCGGCATATGCTACAGCGCCTGCCCGGTGTCGGCCATCGAGATGGCCTACTATGATTATGACGATCTTTTGGAGCATGTCCGCTCGTCAGACGAGAAGGCGGAAACGCTGGTCATGATGTGCCGGGGCAACTCGCCGAGCAGCGGGGAGGTCCAGGACATCCTGGCCAGCAACGGCCTGAGCGCCGATAGATACATCCCTTTACGAGTTCCCTGCGCCGGACGGATCCCCACGGACTTCGTCTTCAAAGCCCTCCAGTCAGGGATCAAGAACATCGTCTCTGTGCAGTGCCGGGACGGGTTCTGCAGGATGAAGGAAGGAACGTCCATCGAGACCAGGCGCCTGCTACTGGGCATGGCGGTCATCGAGCAGCTCGGTTACCCGAGGGACACCCTCAAGGTGGTGAAGTATTCCCGTAAGGCGTTCTGGATCAACAAGGAATGCGTGGGCTGCGACAAGTGCGTGTTCGTCTGCCCTTACGGCGCTATAAGGGCCGAGCCGTTCTCCTCGCCAACCATCGATAACGACAAGTGCACGGGCTGCGGTGCATGCCAGATGGTCTGCCCGCACAGCGCTATTCAGGTAAAAGGGTTCGAGTTCGATAAGGTCCTCGGCTCATATGCGGAGGCGGCAGTGGGCATGAAGGCTCGCTCAAGTAAGCCGGCCGTCCTCGTCTTCAGCTGCCAGTGGTCCGAGTTCTCCGCCTTGGACGACCCAGAGAAGATGCTCAAGGGCAAGAACGCCATGGTCCTGGAGGTCCCTTGCTTCAAGAGCATGGACCCGGTGCACGTCATCAACGCCTTGCGACATGGTTTCGATGGGGTGATGGCCGTGGTCTGTTCGGCGCAGGACTGCAAACTGCAGAACGGAAGGGATACGGCCGAGAGGCAGCTGGAGGTCCTCCAGAAATCCTTGAAGAAGCTGGGCCTGCTCGACCGGTTCGAGATCCACGAGCTCTCGCCAAGGTGCGAGGGCGAGTTCGCCATGAAGTTCGAGGCCTTCTGCGAGAAGATCGCCGCCAAGTCAACTTGCGCTGTGGCCGCGCAAAGGAGGCCTTAA
- a CDS encoding hydrogenase 3 maturation endopeptidase HyCI, translated as MRQVKEHTQNLEDELHAWLKGAASIVLAGIGNSIRRDDFVGVKIAVDLVGKVSDTMHLIECETVPESFVDEIVEIRPTHVLLIDAAVLGLKPGTVHLYDAEEVMNVPTISTHTLPLRVFCDYVKELTGARIALLLIEPKNVDFGEGLTPEVEAAAVRVRGALLDNLP; from the coding sequence ATGCGTCAAGTGAAAGAGCACACTCAAAACCTCGAGGACGAGCTGCATGCCTGGCTGAAGGGTGCGGCCAGCATAGTGCTGGCCGGCATCGGAAACTCCATCCGCAGGGACGATTTTGTTGGCGTCAAAATAGCCGTGGACCTGGTGGGCAAGGTCTCCGACACGATGCACCTTATCGAGTGCGAGACCGTGCCGGAGAGCTTCGTGGATGAGATCGTGGAGATTAGACCCACGCATGTACTTCTCATCGACGCTGCAGTGCTCGGATTAAAGCCTGGAACGGTCCACCTGTACGATGCCGAGGAGGTCATGAACGTCCCGACCATCTCGACCCACACTTTACCGCTGAGGGTGTTCTGTGATTATGTGAAGGAGCTCACCGGAGCGAGGATCGCCCTTTTGCTTATAGAACCGAAGAACGTGGACTTCGGCGAGGGATTGACCCCGGAGGTCGAGGCGGCGGCGGTCAGGGTCAGGGGCGCTCTTCTGGACAACCTGCCCTAA
- a CDS encoding 4Fe-4S binding protein, protein MVTKVNVDECVGCGLCEDVCPSGALAVDDVAVIDPKKCTDCGKCIDECPNDCLSK, encoded by the coding sequence ATGGTTACTAAGGTTAACGTGGACGAGTGCGTGGGATGCGGACTTTGCGAGGATGTCTGCCCGAGCGGGGCATTAGCCGTTGACGATGTCGCCGTGATCGACCCCAAGAAGTGCACCGACTGCGGAAAGTGCATCGACGAGTGCCCCAACGACTGTCTGTCCAAGTGA
- a CDS encoding oxidoreductase: MAFYWAASCGGCEIAVLDINEKILDLVKLADIVFWPVAMDFKYKDVEGMPDGHIDITFFNGSIRNSEQEHMAKLLRSKSRILIAFGSCANEGSVPGLANFSDAKSILERVYLNEDGPADAVIPKPESKVKEGTLRIPVFYDSVRTLAQTVEVDYYLPGCPPPVALITKALDAIIMNELPPKGSVLAPLPAVCDECPRIRQNKKISSIHRVHEITPEPERCLMEQGIICMGMATRSGCGAQCLKVDMPCTGCGGAAPNQSDVGTGMITALASILNLDKEPGTYTDEEVSELISQIKDPAGIFYLYSLPSSILQKKVVKK, translated from the coding sequence ATCGCGTTCTACTGGGCCGCCAGCTGCGGCGGATGTGAGATAGCCGTACTGGACATCAACGAGAAGATACTCGACCTGGTGAAGTTAGCGGACATCGTCTTCTGGCCGGTGGCCATGGATTTCAAGTACAAGGATGTCGAGGGAATGCCGGACGGTCACATCGACATAACCTTCTTCAACGGCTCCATACGCAACAGCGAGCAGGAGCACATGGCCAAGCTGCTCCGCTCTAAATCGAGGATACTTATCGCCTTCGGATCGTGCGCCAACGAGGGCTCCGTGCCCGGGCTGGCCAACTTCAGCGACGCCAAAAGCATACTGGAAAGGGTCTATCTCAATGAGGATGGCCCCGCTGACGCCGTCATCCCGAAACCTGAATCGAAGGTAAAGGAGGGCACTCTCAGGATCCCGGTGTTCTACGATTCCGTCAGGACGCTGGCCCAGACCGTGGAAGTCGACTACTACCTACCGGGCTGCCCACCCCCGGTCGCCCTCATCACCAAAGCCTTGGACGCCATCATTATGAACGAACTGCCGCCGAAGGGGTCCGTCCTGGCACCATTGCCAGCGGTGTGTGACGAATGCCCGCGGATAAGACAGAACAAGAAGATCTCCAGCATACACCGCGTACATGAGATCACCCCGGAGCCGGAACGCTGCCTGATGGAGCAGGGGATCATCTGCATGGGGATGGCCACCCGCAGCGGATGCGGGGCCCAGTGCCTCAAGGTGGACATGCCCTGCACCGGCTGCGGCGGGGCGGCGCCCAACCAGTCCGACGTAGGCACTGGCATGATAACCGCATTGGCCTCCATCCTGAACCTGGATAAGGAGCCTGGGACGTACACCGATGAGGAGGTCTCCGAGCTCATATCGCAGATCAAGGACCCTGCGGGCATTTTCTACCTGTACAGCCTGCCCTCGTCCATCTTGCAGAAGAAGGTGGTGAAGAAATGA
- a CDS encoding sulfide/dihydroorotate dehydrogenase-like FAD/NAD-binding protein, whose translation MYGIVSKKRLAYKEKLFEVEVPGIAAKAKPGQFLIVIAKEGGERVPLTICDYDARKGTVSFAFHEVGKSTKELGTFEQGDSLFNVTGPLGNPSEIRDYGRVLCVGGSIMIAPLLLQSRAMKAAGNHVTTVLGCRSKEFLFMEKEADACSDEVYVASDDGTVGEKGIEFLKDLLTRERFDRCVVMGPVVMMKAVSDITRPYNIPTIVSLTPIMIDGMGMCGVCRVTVGGKMLFGCVDGPEFDGHKTNFDELINRQRSMLPEERLSSILWETKGGCKCERK comes from the coding sequence ATGTACGGTATAGTGTCCAAGAAGCGGCTCGCGTACAAGGAGAAACTGTTCGAGGTCGAGGTCCCGGGCATTGCGGCCAAGGCCAAGCCAGGACAGTTCCTGATAGTCATCGCCAAGGAGGGAGGCGAGAGGGTCCCCCTGACCATATGCGATTACGACGCCCGGAAGGGCACGGTGTCCTTCGCCTTTCACGAGGTTGGAAAGTCCACCAAGGAGCTGGGAACCTTTGAGCAGGGCGACAGCCTGTTCAACGTCACCGGGCCCCTGGGCAATCCGTCGGAGATACGGGATTACGGCCGCGTGCTGTGCGTGGGCGGGAGCATCATGATCGCCCCGCTCCTGCTCCAGTCCAGAGCCATGAAGGCTGCGGGGAACCATGTGACGACCGTACTTGGCTGCCGGAGCAAGGAGTTCCTGTTCATGGAGAAGGAGGCCGATGCCTGCAGCGACGAGGTGTACGTGGCCTCGGACGACGGCACGGTCGGCGAGAAGGGCATCGAGTTCCTGAAAGACCTGCTTACGCGAGAGCGCTTCGATCGCTGCGTGGTCATGGGGCCAGTGGTCATGATGAAGGCGGTGAGCGATATCACCAGACCTTACAACATACCGACCATCGTTTCCTTGACTCCGATAATGATCGACGGCATGGGCATGTGCGGCGTGTGCCGGGTGACCGTTGGCGGCAAGATGCTCTTCGGCTGCGTCGACGGCCCGGAGTTCGACGGGCACAAGACCAATTTTGATGAATTGATCAACCGGCAGCGTAGCATGCTTCCGGAAGAGAGGCTGAGCTCCATCCTTTGGGAGACGAAGGGAGGCTGCAAGTGTGAAAGGAAATGA
- a CDS encoding flavodoxin family protein → MKVLALNASPRKEGNTAKILKEMTKEHADVDLDYYDLNSLNIKDCQGCLHCKKHETCAIKDDMQMLYQKIKECDALVVGSPIYFGAETATLKAFIDRLYALLEFGKPPAKYATRLRGKKQAVVVLTCGNPKGKEIYAAEAERLFRTWPGLGFQDVHMYVIGGNQPAGNIMELTDAQTMLKECHQLLGD, encoded by the coding sequence ATGAAAGTACTAGCTTTGAACGCCAGCCCCCGCAAGGAAGGCAACACCGCCAAGATACTGAAGGAAATGACCAAGGAACACGCCGACGTCGACCTTGACTATTACGACCTGAACTCGCTGAACATCAAGGACTGCCAGGGCTGCTTACATTGCAAGAAGCACGAAACCTGTGCGATCAAGGATGACATGCAGATGCTTTATCAGAAGATCAAGGAGTGCGACGCCCTGGTCGTCGGATCGCCCATTTACTTCGGCGCCGAAACTGCTACGTTGAAGGCTTTCATCGACCGTTTGTACGCCTTGCTGGAGTTCGGAAAGCCACCGGCCAAATACGCCACCAGACTCCGGGGCAAGAAACAAGCGGTCGTAGTCCTCACCTGCGGAAATCCCAAGGGCAAGGAGATCTACGCCGCCGAGGCGGAGCGCCTGTTCAGGACGTGGCCCGGACTGGGCTTTCAGGACGTGCACATGTACGTCATCGGCGGCAACCAGCCTGCCGGCAACATCATGGAGCTGACCGATGCCCAGACTATGTTAAAGGAATGCCACCAGCTCCTAGGTGATTGA
- the gltA gene encoding NADPH-dependent glutamate synthase, with product MKGNEPHDKKAALDEDVPMPRQEPRKRVKNFSEVALGYTEEMALQEAARCLKCKKPQCRQGCPVDVPIPEFIELLRQGQYAEAITVIKSKNALPAICGRVCPQENQCQMNCVRGKKGDPVNIGRLERFLADWEREHGVQIPERAPSTGRKVAIIGAGPAGLTAAADLVKLGHEVTLFEALHVAGGVLSYGIPEFRLPKEIVKKEVEYVQKLGVDLRTGNLIGRIHTIPELMEQGYDAIFIGSGAGLPQWTGCPGENLGGIYSANEFLIRVNLMKAYDFPEKDTPIRVGKHVVVIGGGNVAMDCARISMRLGATVCLNYRRSRNELPARREEIENAEEEGLICKFLSAPVEFFGDDKGWVKSMKSTCMELTEPDASGRQGCRAIPNSDVEMPVDTVIVAIGQTPNPIIQRTTAGLQTNPRNGTIVVDTDGRTNLKGVFAGGDVATGAATVISAMGAGKRAVKAMHEYLMNETPRGERPSTEN from the coding sequence GTGAAAGGAAATGAGCCTCACGACAAAAAGGCCGCACTTGACGAGGACGTTCCTATGCCCAGGCAGGAGCCTCGGAAACGGGTCAAAAACTTCAGCGAGGTCGCCTTAGGCTATACGGAAGAGATGGCACTCCAGGAGGCCGCTAGGTGCTTGAAGTGCAAGAAACCGCAATGCCGCCAGGGCTGCCCGGTGGACGTGCCCATCCCCGAGTTCATAGAGCTGCTTAGGCAGGGCCAGTACGCCGAAGCGATAACGGTGATCAAGTCCAAGAACGCCCTGCCAGCCATCTGCGGGAGGGTATGCCCGCAGGAAAATCAGTGTCAGATGAACTGTGTCCGGGGCAAGAAGGGCGACCCGGTCAACATCGGGCGACTGGAGCGCTTCCTGGCCGACTGGGAGAGGGAGCACGGGGTCCAGATACCGGAACGAGCCCCTTCTACAGGTCGGAAGGTGGCCATAATCGGAGCGGGGCCTGCCGGACTGACCGCAGCGGCCGACCTTGTGAAGTTAGGGCATGAGGTAACGTTGTTCGAAGCGCTGCACGTGGCCGGGGGGGTGCTCAGCTACGGCATACCGGAGTTCCGCCTACCTAAGGAGATAGTCAAGAAGGAGGTGGAGTACGTCCAGAAACTGGGCGTGGACCTTCGAACGGGCAACCTCATCGGCAGGATTCACACCATCCCCGAGCTGATGGAGCAGGGCTATGACGCTATATTCATCGGCAGCGGCGCAGGTCTGCCGCAGTGGACCGGCTGCCCGGGGGAGAACCTGGGCGGCATCTACTCCGCCAACGAGTTCCTTATTCGGGTCAATCTGATGAAAGCTTACGATTTCCCAGAGAAAGACACGCCCATCCGCGTCGGCAAGCACGTCGTGGTCATCGGCGGCGGCAACGTGGCCATGGACTGCGCCCGCATCTCCATGAGGCTGGGGGCCACGGTCTGCCTGAACTACCGTCGCTCCCGGAACGAGCTGCCGGCCAGGCGTGAGGAGATCGAGAACGCCGAGGAGGAGGGCCTGATCTGTAAGTTCCTCAGCGCTCCTGTGGAGTTCTTTGGCGACGACAAGGGTTGGGTCAAATCCATGAAGAGCACCTGCATGGAGCTGACCGAGCCGGACGCCAGCGGCAGGCAGGGATGCCGGGCCATCCCCAATTCGGACGTCGAGATGCCGGTCGACACCGTCATCGTGGCCATCGGGCAGACACCCAACCCTATCATCCAGCGCACTACCGCGGGACTGCAGACCAACCCCCGGAACGGGACCATCGTGGTGGACACGGACGGACGCACCAACCTGAAGGGCGTCTTTGCCGGGGGGGACGTGGCCACCGGGGCGGCCACGGTCATCAGCGCCATGGGGGCCGGGAAACGGGCCGTCAAGGCCATGCACGAGTATCTCATGAACGAAACGCCGAGGGGGGAGCGACCATCGACCGAAAATTAA
- a CDS encoding universal stress protein — MEGKQLRLLVAVDGSVHGEKALRKAALLALSTPSYEIAVVCVVEMREFASLVAEAGTEEMEVQGNKVLQESLEILTSEGVQATAHLLHGPPVAKILEFAETFHPDLIVTGSRGMGAAKGALIGSVSSSLSKKASTSVLIVR; from the coding sequence ATGGAGGGAAAGCAATTGAGGCTACTGGTGGCAGTGGACGGCTCGGTGCACGGCGAGAAGGCCTTGCGCAAAGCGGCCCTGCTGGCGCTGTCCACCCCTTCCTACGAAATAGCGGTCGTCTGCGTGGTGGAGATGCGGGAGTTCGCCTCGCTGGTTGCTGAGGCAGGCACCGAGGAGATGGAGGTCCAGGGGAACAAGGTGCTGCAGGAATCTCTTGAGATCCTTACATCAGAAGGGGTGCAGGCTACGGCGCATCTGTTGCACGGCCCGCCGGTGGCCAAGATACTGGAGTTCGCCGAAACGTTCCACCCGGACCTGATCGTTACGGGAAGCAGGGGCATGGGGGCGGCCAAAGGGGCTTTGATAGGCAGTGTCTCCTCCTCCCTCTCGAAAAAGGCCAGCACCTCTGTGCTCATCGTTAGGTGA